One Helicobacter pylori genomic window, AAGTGAGCACCAATTTAGGCAAACGCACCTTTCAGTTTTAATTTGATTGGTTTTTGGCTTTGTTTTAAAAAAGTTTACGCTTATTGTTGATGGTAAAAATTTGATTTAAACCCAATTAAGAAAAACCTTTTTATATCAAATAAGTTTGGTTATAATGCCAAACATGGGCGTTTTTAAACAATTGATCAAAGAATTGTATGAATGGTTGCTCCATTCTGTAGATATGGTTATCTAGCATTTGGTTGCTATGGCGTTAAAAATAAGCGTGGTAAAATATTTGATAAAAGAATTTCATGATCGCTTCATTTATTTTATAGATTTGATTGCGCAACATTTTATCATCGTTGCGCTTTCTAGTCTTCTCGTGTTGGTGTTTGGGGTTTTGATTGGGGTTTTTGTGTTTTATAACTCAAAGGCTAGGGCGTTTTTGCTCCCTGTGGTGAATTTTCTCTACACTATCCCATCGCTGGCGTTATTCGCGTTATTCATTCCTGTGATTGGAGTGGGGTTAAAAAACGCGCTTTTGGTGTTGGTCTTATACGGCTTATTGCCCATTGTCCATAGCACTTATAACGCTTTAAAAGAAGTGAGAGAAGAGGTGATTAAAGCCGCTATTGGGCTAGGGTGTAACCCCAAAGAGTTGTTTTTTAGGGTGCGATTCTTGCTCGCTATCCCCCAAATTTTAGTGGGCTTAAGGATTGCAGTGGTGATGTTAGTGGCGATGGCTGGGATTGGGGCGCTCATTGGGGCTGGAGGCTTAGGGCAGGCGATTTTTAGAGGGCTAAACACACAAAATACCATGCTTTTAGTGGCGGGTAGTTTGATTATTGCTCTTTTTAGCGTTTTAGCGGATAAATTCGTGAGCGTGTTTCAGCATGAAAACGCTTTGCAACGCTTATTTTCTCAAAACGCCACCCAAAAACAAAAAAGAAGAGTTTATATTAATTTAGCGGTGTTCCTTTTTTTATTGCTAGCGAGCGCTTTATGGCTCATTCCTAGAAACGCCATAGAAGAAAAACCCTTAGTCGTGGCGACAAAACCTAGCAGCGAGCAGTATATTTTGGGCGAGACTTTAAGCCTTTTGTTAGAAAAACACCACATTCCTATCAAGCGAGCGTTTGGCATTGGTGGGGGGACGATGAATATCCATCCGGCATTGATTAGGGGCGATTTTGATTTGTATGTGGAATATACCGGCACCGCATGGGTGAACACGCTCAAAAACCCTTTGACTCAAAAAGTGGATTTTGAAACGATTAAAAAGCGTTATGAGAAGGAATTTAATCTTTTGTGGGTGGGGCTTTTGGGCTTTAATAACACCTATTCCTTAGCGATTTCTAAAGAAGACGCTCAAAAATACGCGATTGAAACTTTCAGCGATTTAGCTTTTCATAGCCCAAATTTTGATTTTGGAGCGGAGTTTGACTTTTTTGAAAGAGAGGACGCTTTTAAGGGCTTAGTGAAAGCTTATCGCTTTCATTTTAGAAGTTTGCATGAAATGGATATTAATTTGCGTTATAAAAGTTTTGAATCCCATAAAATCAACGCTTTAGATGTCTTCACGACAGACGCTCAAATCAAAGAGCTGGATTTAAAGGTACTTAAGGACGATAAAGGGTTTTTCCCTAACTATCAGGCTGGTATTGTTATAAGAAAAGAAATAGTAAAAAAATATCCTGAAGCGTTAAAAATCTTAGAAAAATTGGATTCAAAAATTAGCGATGAAATGATGCAGGATTTAAACTATCAGGTGGAAGTGTTGAAAAAAAGCCCCCAAATAGTCGCTAAAGATTTTTTAGAAAGATTAGGGTTATAAAGCATGAAAGAAATCGTCAAAATAGAGAATGTGTCTTTTAACTACCACAATCGCGCTGTTTTTAAGGATTTTAATTTAAGCATTGAAAAAGGGGATTTTTTATGCGTTTTAGGGGAGAGCGGGAGCGGAAAAAGCACGCTTTTAGGCTTGATTTTAGGGCTTTTAAAACCCAGTCTGGGGAGCGTTAAAATCTTTAATGAGACCCTTTCAAACAACGCTTTTTTACGCCAAAAAATAGGCTATATCGCTCAAGGCAATTCCTTATTTTCTCATTTAAACGCTCTGCAAAACATGACTTTTTGCCTTAATCTGCAAGGCATAAACAAACAAGCCGCTCAAAAAGAAGCCAAAGCCTTAGCGTTAAAAATGGGGTTAGATGAGAGTCTTATGGATAAATTCCCTAATGAATTGAGCGGAGGGCAAGCCCAAAGAGTGGGCATTATTAGGGGGATTATCCACAAGCCAGAACTCATTTTATTAGACGAGCCTTTTAGCGCTTTAGATAGTTTTAATCGTAAGAATTTACAGGATCTCATCAAAGAAATACACCAAAATTCTTGTGCTACTTTCATTATGGTAACGCATGATGAGGAAGAGGCGCAAAAGTTAGCCACAAAAACCCTAGAAATCAAAGCCCTTAAATAAGGGCATGATTTTAAGGCTCGTTTAAAAATTCTGGCGTGGTGTTGTTAGTGGGCGTTTGCATAGAAGAATTAGAGCTGTTTGAAGTTTTTTTAGCGGGTTTTTCATTGAATGGGGGGGCTTTATAGCCGCAAGCTTGAATCGTTATCGCTACAAGTATTAAAAAGCATGTTAAGATCGGTTTATGGAACAAAATATTTTCTCCTTACTCATTCAAAAAAAGTCTTATAAAAAGCTTGAAACTCTTTTGAAACTCAAAAAGCTTAAGGTTTTTATGCCTTTAAGTTTACAAGAAAATTTGCTTTTTATCTTCATAAAAGACTCTAAATTGCTTTTTGCGTTTAAAGATCTTTGGGCTTCTAAGGAATTTAACCAACGATTCGCTAAAGAAATCAGCCGTTTTTTAAACACGCAGGGGCATGCTTATGGGTTTGATGAGTTAGACGGGTTAGAAATTTTAGGTTATGTGCCTAAAGACGCACTAAAAAAAGCCAATTTTTATGCCCCCATTAAAAAACAAGCCCGTTTTTTTCGCCCTAGCGCTTTAGGGTTGTTCCATAACCCCATTAAAGACGCTCGTTTGCATGAATGTTTTGAAAAAGCGCGTGCTTTGATCCACTACCAACGCAGTTTTTTTGAGGAATGAATGGCTGATTTATTGTCCAGTTTGAAAAACCTTCCTAATAGTAGTGGCGTGTATCAATATTTTGATAAAAACCGCCAATTACTCTATATCGGTAAGGCGAAAAACTTAAAAAAGCGCATCAAAAGCTATTTTTCCATCCATAATAATGAAATCACTCCTAATCCTCGCGTAAGCTTACGCATCCAAATGATGGTCAAACAAATCGCTTTTTTAGAAACCATTTTAGTGGAAAACGAGCAAGACGCTTTGATTTTGGAAAATTCTTTGATCAAGCAGCTCAAGCCCAAATACAACATTCTTTTAAGAGACGATAAAACTTACCCTTATATTTACATGGATTTTTCCACTGATTTCCCTATCCCTTTAATCACACGAAAAATTTTAAAACAGCCTGGCGTTAAATATTTTGGCCCTTTTACGAGTGGGGCTAAGGATATTTTGGATAGCTTGTATGAATTGCTCCCTTTGGTTCAAAAGAAAAATTGCATCAAGGATAAAAAGGCATGCATGTTTTATCAAATAGAGCGTTGTAAAGCCCCATGCGAGGGTAAAATCACCAAAGAAGAGTATTTAAAAATCGCTAAAAAATGTTTAGAAATGATTGAAAATAAAGACAGGCTCATCAAAGAGCTTGAATTGAAAATGGAGCGCCTTTCTAGTAACTTGCGTTTTGAAGAAGCCCTAATTTACAGGGATAGGATTGCAAAAATCCAAAAAATCGCCCCTTTCACTTGCATGGATTTAGCCAAACTCTACGATTTGGATATTTTTGCTTTTTATGGCGGGAACAATAAGGCGGTGTTAGTGAAAATGTTCATGCGCGGGGGTAAAATCATTTCTTCAGCGTTTGAAAAAATCCACTCCCTTAATGGGTTTGACACCGATGAAGCGATGAAACAAGCCATTATCAATCATTACCAATCGCATTTGCCTTTGATACCAGAACAGATTTTATTGAACGCTTGCTCTAACGAAGCGCTTAAAGAATTGCAAGAATTTATCTCTCATCAATATTCTAAAAAAATCGCTCTTAGTATTCCTAAAAAAGGCGACAAGCTCGCTTTAATAGAAATCGCTATGAAAAACGCTCAAGAGATTTTTAGCCAAGAAAAAACCTCTAGTGAAGATCGGATTTTAGAAGAAGCGCGATCGCTTTTCAATTTAGAGTGCGTGCCTTATAGGGTGGAAATCTTTGACACAAGCCACCATGCCAACAGCCAATGCGTGGGAGGAATGGTCGTGTATGAAAATAACGCCTTCCAAAAAAACTCTTATCGGCGCTACCATTTAAAAGGCTCTAACGAATACGCTCAAATGAGCGAGTTGCTCACCAGAAGAGCCTTAGACTTTGCCAAAGAGCCACCGCCTAATTTGTGGGTGATCGATGGAGGGAGAGCGCAATTAAACATCGCTTTAGAAATTTTAAAAAGCAGCGGGAGTTTTGTAGAAGTGATCGCTATTTCTAAAGAAAAAAGGGATTCTAAAGCTTATCGCTCTAAAGGGGGCGCTAAAGACATCATCCATACGCCTAGCGATACTTTTAAATTGCTCCCTAGCGACAAACGCTTGCAGTGGGTGCAAAAATTGCGCGATGAAAGCCACCGGTATGCGATAAACTTCCATAGATCCACTAAACTTAAAAACATGAAACAAATCGCTCTTTTAAAAGAAAAGGGTATAGGAGAAGCCAGCGTGAAAAAATTATTGGATTATTTTGGGAGTTTTGAAGCGATAGAAAAAGCGAGCGAGCAGGAAAAAAACGCCGTGTTAAAAAAACGAATCTAAAGGAAAAAACATGAAAAAAAGATTGAATATAGGGCTTGTGGGTTTAGGGTGTGTGGGGAGTGCGGTCGCTAAAATCTTACAAGAAAATCAAGAAATCATCAAAGACAGAGCCGGCGTGGAAATTAAAATTAAAAAAGCGGTGGTGCGAGACATGAAAAAGCACAAAGGTTATGCTTTTGAAATCAGTAATGATTTAGAGAGCTTGATAGAAGATGAAGAAATTGATATTGTCGTGGAGCTTATGGGTGGGGTGGAAGCGCCTTATCTTTTAGCTAAAAAAACTTTAGCCAAACAAAAAGCCTTCGTTACGGCCAATAAAGCCATGTTAGCGTACCACCGCTATGAATTAGAACAAACCGCTAAAAACACCCCCATAGGCTTTGAAGCGAGCGTGTGTGGGGGTATCCCTATTATCAAGGCTTTAAAAGACGGCTTGAGCGCTAATCACATCCTTTCTTTTAAAGGGATTTTAAACGGCACGAGCAATTACATTTTAAGCCAGATGTTTAAAAATCAAGCGAGCTTTAAGGACGCTTTGAAAGACGCGCAACATTTAGGTTATGCGGAATTAAACCCTGAATTTGACATTAAAGGCATTGATGCGGCGCACAAATTATTGATTTTAGCGTCTTTAGCGTATGGCATTGACGCGAAATTAGAAGAAATTTTAATTGAAGGCATTGAAAAGATAGAGCCAGACGACATGGAATTTGCAAAAGAGTTTGGTTATAGCATCAAACTTTTAGGCATCGCTAAAAAACACCAAGATTGCATTGAATTAAGGGTGCATCCAAGCATGATTAAAAACGAATGCATGCTCTCTAAAGTGGATGGGGTGATGAACGCTATCAGCGTTATAGGGGATAAAGTGGGCGAAACTTTGTATTATGGGGCTGGGGCTGGAGGAGAGCCTACCGCAAGCGCGGTCATTAGCGATATTATAGAAATCGCAAGGAAAAAAAGCTCTTTAATGCTAGGCTTTGAAACCCCTCAAAAACTCCCCCTAAAACCCAAAGAAGAAATCCAATGCGCTTATTATGCGCGTTTGTTGGTGAGCGATGAAAAAGGGGTTTTTTCTCAAATCAGCGCGATTTTAGCACAAAATGATATTTCACTCAACAATGTTTTGCAAAAAGAAATCCCGCATTCCAACAAGGCTAAAATCTTATTTTCCACGCACACCACCAACGAAAAGTCTATGCTGAACGCCCTTAAAGAGCTTGAAAATCTACAAAGCGTGTTGGATACCCCTAAAATGATCCGTTTGGAAAATTGAATGCGTTTTTTGAACAACAAACATAGAGAAAAGGGCTTGAAGGCTGAAGAAGAGGCTTGCGGGTTTTTAAAATCGTTGGGCTTTGAAATGGTGGAGAGGAACTTCTTTTCACAATTTGGCGAAATTGATATTATCGCTTTTAAAGAAGGGGTTTTGCATTTCATTGAAGTCAAAAGTGGGGAAAATTTTGATCCCATTTATGCGATCACGCCGAGTAAATTAAAAAAGATGATTAAAACGATCCGCTGTTATTTGTCTCAAAAAGATCCCAATAGCGATTTTTGCATTGACGCTCTTATTGTGAAAAATGGTAAATTTGAGCTTTTAGAAAATATCACTTTTTAGATTTTTATCCAAAACCCATGCGTTTTCATTAACATTCTTAGGATAAGATAGTTATCGTTAATCAAAATCATAGAATAATTAGGAGTAACCAATGAGTCACTATATTGAATTAACTGAAGAAAATTTTGAAAGCACCATTAAAAAAGGGGTTGCGTTAGTGGATTTTTGGGCGCCATGGTGTGGTCCTTGTAAGATGCTATCCCCTGTGATTGATGAATTAGCTAGCGAATATGAAGGTAAGGCTAAGATTTGTAAAGTCAATACCGATGAGCAAGAAGAATTGAGCGCGAAATTTGGGATTAGAAGCATTCCTACGCTTTTATTCACAAAAGATGGCGAAGTCGTCCATCAGTTGGTGGGTGTGCAAACTAAAGTTGCTTTAAAAGAGCAATTGAACAAACTTCTAGGCTAGTAGCCATGATAGATTGCGCGATTATTGGAGGTGGTCCTGCGGGTTTGAGTGCGGGGCTTTATGCCACTAGAGGCGGTGTTAAAAACGCCGTTTTGTTTGAAAAAGGAATGCCTGGGGGGCAAATAACCGGCAGTAGTGAGATTGAAAACTATCCGGGCGTTAAGGAAGTGGTGAGTGGGTTGGATTTCATGCAACCATGGCAAGAGCAATGCTTTCGCTTTGGCTTAAAGCATGAAATGACCGCTATTCAAAGGGTTTCTAAAAAAGGCTCTCATTTTGTTATTTTGGCAGAAGATGGCAAGACCTTTGAAGCTAAGAGCGTGATTATCGCTACCGGTGGTAGCCCTAAACGCACAGGCATCAAGGGCGAGTCAGAATATTGGGGTAAAGGTGTTAGCACTTGTGCGACATGCGATGGCTTCTTTTACAAAAATAAGGAAGTAGCGGTGCTTGGTGGGGGCGATACCGCCGTAGAAGAGGCGATTTATCTAGCCAATATCTGCAAAAAAGTCTATCTCATCCACAGAAGAGATGGTTTTAGGTGTGCACCTATCACTTTAGAGCATGCTAAAAACAATGATAAGATTGAGTTTTTAACCCCTTATGTAGTAGAAGAAATCAAGGGCGATGCTTCTGGCGTGTCTTCTTTAAGCATTAAAAACACAGCCACTAACGAAAAAAGAGAATTAGTTGTGCCGGGGTTTTTTATTTTTGTGGGTTATGATGTGAATAACGCCGTGTTGAAACAAGAAGACGGCTTCATGCTATGCAAATGCGATGAATACGGCTCTATTGTCGTGGATTTTTCCATGAAGACGGATGTTCAAGGCTTGTTTGCGGCAGGAGATATTCGCATTTTTGCCCCTAAGCAAGTGGTTTGTGCTGCAAGCGATGGCGCTACGGCGGCTTTAAGCGTGATTTCTTATTTAGAACACCATTAAATCAAGCTTATAGCCCTAGATTTTAGGGCTATCAGTTCTCGCTTCAAACATTCATCGGATTTTCAAAACTTGTGATGTATTTTAGTTTTTTGTTTAATTGCAATGCGATTTCGTTCTCTTGCTTTGTTTTAATTAGATATTGATCACAAAATTTAAAAACGCTCAAAACATTTTTTACAATCAATATAATAAAAGAACTTGTTTAATCAAAAAAGCGCTCCTTAGGGGGTTGTGGGGATTTAGTTGGGGGTTGTAGGGGGGAGAACTATTTTAATACCCCCTATTCTCTTAAGAGTTTTATTGCAAAACAGAGCCTAAAAACGATATACTCTATTAAAAATTATGGGAGTTTAAGCTTTGCGTGTTTTTATCATTTCTTTAAATCAAAAAGTGTGCGATACATTTGGTTTGGTTTTTAGAGACACCACGACTTTACTCAATAATATTAATGCCACCCACCACCAAGCGCAAATTTTTGATGCGATTTATTCTAAAACTTTTGAAGGCGAGTTGCACCCCTTAGTTAAAAAGCATTTACACCCTTATTTCATCACGCAAAACATCAAAGACATGGGGATTACAACCAACCTAATCGGTAGGGTTTCTAAGTTTTATTACGCTTTAAAATACTATGCGAAGTTTATGAGCTTGGGGGAGCTTGGGTGCTATGCGAGCCATTATTCCTTGTGGGAAAAATGCATAGAGCTCAATGAAGCGATCTGTATTTTAGAAGACGATATAACCTTGAAAGAGGATTTTAAAGAGGGCTTGGATTTTTTAGAAAAACACATCCAAGAGTTAGGCTATATCCGCTTGATGCATTTATTGTATGATGCCAGTGTGAAAAGTGAGCCATTGAGCCATAAAAACCACGAGATACAAGAGCGTGTGGGGATTATTAAAGCTTATAGTCATGGGGTGGGGACGCAAGGCTATGTGATCACGCCCAAGATTGCCAAAGTTTTTTTAAAACACAGCCGAAAATGGGTTGTTCCTGTGGATACGATAATGGACGCTACTTTTATCCATGGCGTGAAAAATCTGGTGTTACAACCTTTTGTGATCGCTGATGATGAGCAAATCTCTACAATAGCGCGAAAAGAAGAACCCTACAGCCCTAAAATCGCTTTAATGAGAGAACTCCATTTCAAATATTTGAAATATTGGCAGTTTGTATAATCAATAATAAAAAATACTAAAGAGCGTTTTAAAGCTTTAGTTGTCCCTATTTGATTAGAACAAAACTCGTTTTTAACCGCTTTTAAGAATGGATTAAAATTTTAAGTGGATTTTAAAAAGGGTTTTAACCCCTTTTAGCTTCTATAAGCAATCTAAATAAGACGCATTAAGAGAATGAAGTGCATCAGAAAACTATTTTCTAATTTTCTAATGTTATTAAGACTTTTTAGGATTGGCTTCGGTTACCCTAATCGTTCTGCCCATAAAATCCGTATTGTCTAATTTAGCGATCGCTTCACTAACGCCCTCTTCTTGCATTTCTACAAAGCCAAAACCTTTAGGTTTCTTCGTTTCTCTGTCATAAATCAGTTTGACATTAAAAACTTTACCAAATTGACTGAAAAGCTCCTTGACTTGCTCACTGGTAGCGCTATAAACCAAATTCCCTACATAAATGTTTTTCAAGATAAAATTCTCCGGTAAAAAAATGACAACATACCCATAAGAATATGAAAAAGTTATAAAAAAGTAACACTTCTAAAACCCAAACACATCCAAAACAGAAGTATGGTGGATTTTATCTAATGATTGCTTAAAAAATTATAAAAGCTATTAAAATTGGGTATTGATAATAAAATAGAGCTTACACACGCAAGCGGTAATTTTAAAAAGCGTTATTAAAGAATAAGGGGGAGCATGGTTTCAAAATCACCCCCTATCCTTTTAAAAACTTTACCATAAAAACAAAGTTTTAAAACACCATATCAAAGCCAAACAAGAACGCTTTGTTTAATGCCCTTCATCGGTTAAAACAGCCCCTGCCAAATACACATAAGTGAGAATCATAAAAACAAAAGCTTGTAAAATCCCCATAAAAAACAACACCATAAAAGGCGCTACAGGAACCGCCCAAGGCACTAATAAAAGCATGATGAGCAAGAACATGTCATCGCCCTTGATATTCCCAAACAAACGAAACGATAAAGACACGATCCTAGAAAAATGCGAGATGATCTCAATGGGGAACATGAAAGGGGCGAGCCATTTCACAGGGCCTGCAAAATGAGCGAAATACTTAAAAAAGCCCTGCACTCTAATGCCTTCAAAATGGTAATAAAAAAACACAATCAGCGCTAAAACCAGCGTAAAACTCCAGCTAGCTGTAGGGGATTCAAAACCAGGAATGATGCCTATCATGTTAGAAAAAAAGACATACAAAGCGATCGTGCCTGCTAGGGGGAAGTATTTGCGGGCTAATTCTTCGCCTATAATATCCTTAGCCACGCTCAAAATCGCGCTAATGATGCTCTCATACACATTCTGCAAACCCATAGGCACCATCTGCATTTTGCGCGACGCGCCAAGCGAAATGAAAAACATCAAAACCGCTGTCAAAACGACAAAAAACCCGGTGATAAAATCATGATTGGAGCTAAAAAAATTAGCAATAGTAAATACTCTGTGTTCCATGAAAAAGTTTCTCTAAGCCTTATTGAAAATTTCCTTAATTGTAGCAATTAAGTTTTAAAAACTCATTAAACCAAGCTTTTTAACGAGTTTTTTAACGATTTGTCTTGTTTTCTTTTAAAATTCACCCATAATAGTTAGGGGCTTCTTTGGTAATATCCACGCCATGCACATGGCTTTCTTTTAACCCCGCGCTAGTGATTTCTACAAATTCAGCGTTTTGATACAATTCCAAAATATTCTTCGCCCCCTGATACCCCATAGAAGAGCGCACGCCCCCTACTAATTGGAAAATCATATCCGAAACCCTACCACGATAAGGCACACGCCCTTCAATGCCTTCTGGGACTAACTTTTCACTCGCCACACCCTCTTGAAAATACCTATCAGAGCTCCCTTTTGTCATAGCTCCTATACTGCCCATGCCCCTATAGCTTTTATATTGCCTCCCTTGGTAAATCATAAAATCCCCTGGAGATTCTTCTGTGCCAGCGAGTAAAGAGCCTATCATCACGCTTGATGCCCCTAAAGCCAAAGCTTTAGCCACATCGCCTGAATAGCGGATCCCTCCATCTGCAATCACAGGAATATCAAATTTAGACGCCACTTCTACGCAATTATCAATCGCGCTCACTTGGGGCATTCCCACTCCAGCCACAATCCTAGTGGTGCAAATGCTTCCTGGCCCAATCCCCACTTTAACAGCGTCCGCTCCCGCGCTAATCAAATCGCTTGTGGCTTCTTTAGTAACCACATTCCCCACAATCACATCCACTACCAAGCTTTTTTTAATCTCTTCTAAAGTGTGTAAGATATTGGCTGAATGCCCATGCGCGCTGTCTAGCACCAACGCATCCACCCCAGCTTTAACTAACATTTCAGCCCTATCCAACTGCCCCACTCCAATAGCCGCCCCCACTCTCAACCTCCCAAAATCATCTTTATTGGCTTCAGGGTATTCAATGCGTTTTTGAATGTCTTTGATCGTGATCAAGCCTTTTAAGACATTATCTTTATCCACAATGGGCAATTTTTCAATCTTATGCTTGTGCATCAAATCGCTCGCTTCATCCAAGCTAATACCCACATGAGCGGTAACTAAAGGCATTTTAGTCATCACATCGCCCACTTTTTTACTCAAATCGGTTTCAAAGCGCACGTCTCTGTTGGTTAAAATCCCAATCAACAACCCCCTATCATCTACCACAGGCACGCCTGAAATCTTGTAATTATCCGTTATGACTTTAGCGTCCGCTAGCGTCCTGTGCGCTTGGATAAAAATAGGATCATTAATCACCCCACTCTCGCTTTTTTTAACCTTAGTGATTTCTTTAACTTGCGTTTGAATATCCATGTTTTTATGCACGATGCCAATACCCCCAAGGCGCGCCATAGCAATAGCGGTTTTATGCTCTGTAACCGTATCCATAGCCGCGCTAATAAAAGGGATATTCAAACCAATATTTTTGGTTAGGCGAGACTTTAAGCTCACATCTTTAGGTAAAACGCTGGATTTTCTAGGCACCATCAACACATCTTCAAAAGTCAAAGCCCTTTGTAAAATTCTCATTTTCTATCCTTAATCTAATTTTAAATCCAATTCTTGCTCTAAAGCGTAAGAAACATCTAAAAGGCTTTGCTCATCAAAAGCCTTAGCAATGAATTGCATCCCTATGGGCAAGCCTAAAGGATCTTTAGCGACCGGCAAGGCAAGGGCTGGCAAACCGCTCAAATTCGCCCCAATCGTGTAAATATCGCTCAAATACATTTCTAAAGGGCTTGCATGGTAGTTGAATAGATGAGCGGTCGTAGGGGCTACAGGGGTGAAAATCAAATCCACTTCTTCAAAAATCTTGTTGTATTGCTCTTTAATTATCAAACGCATTTGCTGGGCTTTCAAATAATAAGCGTCATAATACCCACTGCTTAAGACAAAATTCCCTAACATGATGCGCCGTTTCACCTCATCGCCAAAACCTTCACTGCGGCTTTTGAGATACAATTCTTTCAAATCTTTAATATTTTGAGCCCTCCTCCCATAACGCACCCCATCAAATCTGGCCAGATTCGAACTCGCTTCAGCCATGCTGATAATATAATAAATAGAGATTTGATAATGCGAATCCAACATCTTTTTTTCCACAATCTCATGCCCCATTTCTTTCAAGGCTTTAAGGGTGTTTTCATAAGCGAGTTGCACTTCATTGCTCGCGTCTTTAATGTGATCCCTTAAGACAGCGATTTTAAAGCGTTTGTCTCTGTTAAGGTTTTTAAAGGTTTGCGTTGGTTTGAGATTCGCACTCGTGGAGTCCTTACTATCATGCCCGCTAATAGCGTCAAATAAAATAGAAGCGTCTTCTACATTTTGCGTGATAGGCCCGATTTGATCAAAACTAGAGCAATACGCGATCAAACCATAACGGCTCACCCTCCCATAAGTGGGCTTTAACCCCACGCACCCACAATAGCTCGCCGGCTGCCTGATAGATCCGCCCGTATCGCTCCCTAAAGCCGCCACTGCTAAGCCACCAGCTACCGCTGCTGCACTCCCCCCACTGCTCCCCCCAGGCACTCTGTTTTTATCTCGTGGGTTTTTGGTGATCCCATAGCAACTAGACTCTGTGGTGCTTCCCATCGCAAACTCGTCCATGTTAGAAAGCCCAAACCCTGCCATGCTGTTTTGGTGCAAGTTTTCCATCACGCTCGCATGATAAGGAGCGATATAGCCTTTTAAAATCTTACTGGAGCAAGTGATTTCCCACCCCTTAACGCTGATATTGTCTTTAACAAGGATCGGCACCCCTTTAGCGCTAGCCCCATTAAGGCTAGGGGCTTTAATATAAGCGTTCAAATCTGAAGCTCTAACCTTAGCGTCAATTTCGTTTTTAAGGGTTTCTAATTCATCTTGAGATAAAGAAAGGGCTTGTTTTAAAGTGATCATGTGTTTAGCCTTACAAAAAATTTAATGGTAGTTTAACATGCTTAGAGACAAAACGAGCTTATAAGAGCGTTTTTAAAAAGCGTTCAACTTGCTTATTTAAATCTTTTAAACTGGAGCTGTTGTCTATAACATAATCGCTCATGGCGCGTTT contains:
- the trxB gene encoding thioredoxin-disulfide reductase; this encodes MIDCAIIGGGPAGLSAGLYATRGGVKNAVLFEKGMPGGQITGSSEIENYPGVKEVVSGLDFMQPWQEQCFRFGLKHEMTAIQRVSKKGSHFVILAEDGKTFEAKSVIIATGGSPKRTGIKGESEYWGKGVSTCATCDGFFYKNKEVAVLGGGDTAVEEAIYLANICKKVYLIHRRDGFRCAPITLEHAKNNDKIEFLTPYVVEEIKGDASGVSSLSIKNTATNEKRELVVPGFFIFVGYDVNNAVLKQEDGFMLCKCDEYGSIVVDFSMKTDVQGLFAAGDIRIFAPKQVVCAASDGATAALSVISYLEHH
- a CDS encoding glycosyltransferase family 25 protein — encoded protein: MRVFIISLNQKVCDTFGLVFRDTTTLLNNINATHHQAQIFDAIYSKTFEGELHPLVKKHLHPYFITQNIKDMGITTNLIGRVSKFYYALKYYAKFMSLGELGCYASHYSLWEKCIELNEAICILEDDITLKEDFKEGLDFLEKHIQELGYIRLMHLLYDASVKSEPLSHKNHEIQERVGIIKAYSHGVGTQGYVITPKIAKVFLKHSRKWVVPVDTIMDATFIHGVKNLVLQPFVIADDEQISTIARKEEPYSPKIALMRELHFKYLKYWQFV
- a CDS encoding RNA-binding protein, with the protein product MKNIYVGNLVYSATSEQVKELFSQFGKVFNVKLIYDRETKKPKGFGFVEMQEEGVSEAIAKLDNTDFMGRTIRVTEANPKKS
- a CDS encoding F0F1 ATP synthase subunit A, which gives rise to MEHRVFTIANFFSSNHDFITGFFVVLTAVLMFFISLGASRKMQMVPMGLQNVYESIISAILSVAKDIIGEELARKYFPLAGTIALYVFFSNMIGIIPGFESPTASWSFTLVLALIVFFYYHFEGIRVQGFFKYFAHFAGPVKWLAPFMFPIEIISHFSRIVSLSFRLFGNIKGDDMFLLIMLLLVPWAVPVAPFMVLFFMGILQAFVFMILTYVYLAGAVLTDEGH
- the guaB gene encoding IMP dehydrogenase, which encodes MRILQRALTFEDVLMVPRKSSVLPKDVSLKSRLTKNIGLNIPFISAAMDTVTEHKTAIAMARLGGIGIVHKNMDIQTQVKEITKVKKSESGVINDPIFIQAHRTLADAKVITDNYKISGVPVVDDRGLLIGILTNRDVRFETDLSKKVGDVMTKMPLVTAHVGISLDEASDLMHKHKIEKLPIVDKDNVLKGLITIKDIQKRIEYPEANKDDFGRLRVGAAIGVGQLDRAEMLVKAGVDALVLDSAHGHSANILHTLEEIKKSLVVDVIVGNVVTKEATSDLISAGADAVKVGIGPGSICTTRIVAGVGMPQVSAIDNCVEVASKFDIPVIADGGIRYSGDVAKALALGASSVMIGSLLAGTEESPGDFMIYQGRQYKSYRGMGSIGAMTKGSSDRYFQEGVASEKLVPEGIEGRVPYRGRVSDMIFQLVGGVRSSMGYQGAKNILELYQNAEFVEITSAGLKESHVHGVDITKEAPNYYG
- the gatA gene encoding Asp-tRNA(Asn)/Glu-tRNA(Gln) amidotransferase subunit GatA; the encoded protein is MITLKQALSLSQDELETLKNEIDAKVRASDLNAYIKAPSLNGASAKGVPILVKDNISVKGWEITCSSKILKGYIAPYHASVMENLHQNSMAGFGLSNMDEFAMGSTTESSCYGITKNPRDKNRVPGGSSGGSAAAVAGGLAVAALGSDTGGSIRQPASYCGCVGLKPTYGRVSRYGLIAYCSSFDQIGPITQNVEDASILFDAISGHDSKDSTSANLKPTQTFKNLNRDKRFKIAVLRDHIKDASNEVQLAYENTLKALKEMGHEIVEKKMLDSHYQISIYYIISMAEASSNLARFDGVRYGRRAQNIKDLKELYLKSRSEGFGDEVKRRIMLGNFVLSSGYYDAYYLKAQQMRLIIKEQYNKIFEEVDLIFTPVAPTTAHLFNYHASPLEMYLSDIYTIGANLSGLPALALPVAKDPLGLPIGMQFIAKAFDEQSLLDVSYALEQELDLKLD